One genomic region from Maridesulfovibrio frigidus DSM 17176 encodes:
- a CDS encoding TrbC/VirB2 family protein, whose product MKKNNLLCLLALALIILMPENVFASNSISEFDSPFEAVVGTITGPVGRWISIAAMGLTGVTFVMKKDEIQGGFRLLLGVVFGIAFIAFASSIVDGLFSFSGAVL is encoded by the coding sequence GTGAAGAAAAATAACCTCCTCTGTTTACTGGCTTTGGCCTTGATAATCCTGATGCCTGAAAATGTTTTTGCATCCAATTCCATCAGTGAATTCGACAGCCCTTTTGAGGCTGTTGTCGGAACTATTACCGGCCCAGTAGGACGCTGGATATCAATAGCAGCCATGGGTCTCACAGGCGTAACTTTCGTAATGAAAAAAGATGAAATTCAAGGAGGATTCAGGCTGTTACTTGGAGTGGTATTCGGAATCGCATTCATAGCTTTCGCTTCATCAATTGTAGACGGTTTGTTCAGTTTCAGCGGAGCGGTACTATGA
- the trbD gene encoding conjugal transfer protein TrbD, with protein sequence MRVVPIHRSLHKPSMVMGAERELVMFSALISILVGIGGFTLLSALAGLIFWMVTIFILRQMAKSDPQMSKVWWKHHKQQDYYSARATPWRN encoded by the coding sequence ATGAGAGTAGTCCCTATACACAGGTCGCTTCACAAACCTTCGATGGTGATGGGTGCAGAGCGGGAACTTGTTATGTTCTCAGCTCTAATTTCGATACTTGTCGGGATAGGTGGATTTACTCTTCTATCAGCCTTAGCGGGACTTATTTTTTGGATGGTGACCATCTTCATACTTAGACAAATGGCCAAGTCAGATCCGCAAATGTCTAAAGTCTGGTGGAAGCATCATAAACAGCAGGATTATTATTCTGCTCGCGCAACTCCGTGGCGTAATTAA